The Miscanthus floridulus cultivar M001 chromosome 17, ASM1932011v1, whole genome shotgun sequence genome has a window encoding:
- the LOC136515671 gene encoding uncharacterized protein codes for MDTFCCDLSPRPAIRSLCAKCGPDGGYTHLPGVILPPLHHTRLSSLGARPRHRARALAHAAAAPARLSPCLPTLPCPVCRVPHQSPSPRGATSCAGLQTPSHRAPATAHPSDAHPGRGGYSLPSPTTLRRRDSVIRWPNTSIRWSGALIRQTCVLAVMVVAAGVLLPSSCRSVSLKGSEKAEASLPATTHKKFLQKEHDMHKMVGEVAKESNFSKACWRRRLESSISENGGDHLPRRH; via the exons ATGGACACTTTTTGCTGCGATCTTTCTCCGCGCCCGGCGATTCGCTCGCTCTGCGCGAAGTGTGGACCCGACGGTGGCTATACTCACCTCCCTGGAGTGATCCTGCCTCCTCTCCATCACACGCGCCTCTCCTCTCTCGGCGCTCGCCCACGCCACCGTGCCCGCGcgctcgcccacgccgccgccgcgccagcaCGCCTCTCCCCGTGCTTGCCCACGCTGCCATGCCCTGTTTGCCGCGTGCCGCACCAGTCGCCATCACCGCGGGGTGCCACGAGCTGCGCCGGTCTCCAAACTCCATCACATCGCGCTCCCGCAACAGCTCATCCAAGCGACGCACACCCAGGCCGAGGCGGCTACTCCCTCCCCTCGCCGACTACTTTGAGACGTCGCGATTCAGTGATCAGGTGGCCCAACACCTCGATCCGGTGGTCCGGTGCTCTGATCCGGCAGACATGCGTCCTAG CTGTAATGGTTGTTGCTGCTGGAGTGCTGCTCCCATCCTCTTGCCGCAGTG TTTCACTCAAGGGATCAGAAAAGGCGGAGGCATCTCTACCAGCTACTACACACAAAAAATTTCTACAGAAGGAACATGATATGCACA AGATGGTTGGAGAAGTGGCCAAAGAAAGCAACTTTTCTAAGGCTTGCTGGCGAAGGAGATTGGAATCATCAATTTCAG AAAATGGAGGGGATCATCTGCCAAGGCGACATTAG